A genomic region of Manihot esculenta cultivar AM560-2 chromosome 15, M.esculenta_v8, whole genome shotgun sequence contains the following coding sequences:
- the LOC110602217 gene encoding chitin-inducible gibberellin-responsive protein 1 isoform X2 — protein MESHQLFGYSVTGNSPSSPFSNHFDCDTITTLSDSREQYSTTDNLSGASPSCNSSLESGNHFHQLSPTLLQDANSSQNVKYTLLQLETALMAPDDEDITMSDTSLGESSRPQTSGQTTRAWSQDHHGSCVIQPRQRQSDEGALIEEHQKQMEEAKFQSIPPGNLKQLLIACAKALAENNINDFDKLIGKARIAVSIGGEPIQRLGAYLVEGLVARKELSGNNIYRALRCREPESNDLLSYMRILYEICPYLKFGYMAANGAIAEACKNDERIHIIDFQIAQGTQWITLLQALAAKPDGAPHVRITGIDDPVNKHARGDGLEAVHRRLAAISEKFNIPIEFHGVPVFAPDVTPDMLDIRPGEALAVNFPLQLHHTPDESVDVSNPRDGLLRMVKSLNPKVVTLVEQESNTNTTPFLTRFIETLDYYLAMFESIDVTLPRDQKERIGVEQHCLAKDIVNVIACEGKERVERHELFGKWKSRLIMAGFRQYPLSSYVNSVIRSLLRCYSEHYTLVEKDGAMLLGWKNRNLISASAWN, from the exons ATGGAATCACACCAGCTTTTTGGATACAGTGTCACTG GAAATTCACCCAGCTCACCCTTCTCGAATCATTTTGATTGTGATACTATAACCACATTGAGCGACAGCAGGGAGCAGTATAGTACTACTGATAATCTTTCAGGAGCCAGCCCTTCTTGTAACTCTTCACTTGAATCTGGTAATCATTTTCATCAGCTGAGCCCCACATTGTTGCAAGATGCAAATTCTAGCCAGAATGTAAAATACACATTGCTGCAATTGGAGACTGCTCTAATGGCACCTGATGATGAAGACATAACTATGTCTGATACTTCTTTGGGGGAGAGTAGTAGACCACAGACATCAGGTCAGACGACTAGGGCTTGGAGCCAGGACCACCATGGTTCTTGTGTTATTCAACCTCGGCAACGGCAATCAGATGAAGGTGCTCTTATTGAGGAACATCAAAAACAAATGGAGGAAGCAAAATTTCAAAGTATTCCACCAGGAAACCTGAAGCAATTGCTCATTGCTTGCGCTAAAGCTCTGGCAGAAAACAACATCAATGATTTTGATAAATTGATTGGAAAGGCTAGAATTGCAGTGTCTATTGGTGGAGAGCCAATCCAGCGCCTTGGTGCATACTTGGTAGAAGGCTTGGTAGCAAGGAAGGAGCTATCGGGCAATAACATTTACCGTGCCCTTAGGTGTAGAGAGCCTGAAAGCAATGACTTGCTGTCGTATATGCGGATCCTATATGAAATTTGTCCTTACCTGAAGTTTGGCTACATGGCAGCCAATGGAGCCATTGCTGAAGCATGCAAAAATGATGAACGGATCCATATCATAGACTTCCAAATTGCTCAGGGTACCCAGTGGATAACTCTCCTCCAAGCTCTTGCAGCAAAGCCAGATGGAGCTCCACATGTGCGTATTACAGGTATTGATGATCCTGTTAATAAACATGCCCGTGGTGATGGCTTAGAGGCAGTTCACAGACGATTAGCTGCGATATCTGAGAAATTTAATATCCCTATAGAGTTTCATGGTGTGCCAGTTTTTGCTCCTGATGTCACACCGGACATGCTTGATATAAGGCCTGGGGAGGCTCTGGCAGTGAACTTCCCCTTGCAGCTCCATCACACTCCTGATGAAAGTGTTGATGTGAGTAATCCAAGGGATGGGCTACTTCGAATGGTCAAATCACTTAATCCCAAGGTGGTAACATTGGTGGAGCAAGAATCGAATacaaacacaactccttttctcACAAGGTTCATAGAAACTCTGGACTACTACTTGGCAATGTTCGAGTCCATAGATGTGACACTGCCAAGGGACCAAAAGGAGCGTATTGGCGTGGAGCAGCATTGTTTAGCCAAGGATATTGTGAATGTTATTGCTTGCGAGGGAAAGGAGAGGGTGGAGCGCCATGAGCTCTTCGGCAAGTGGAAGTCTAGGCTCATAATGGCTGGTTTCCGGCAATACCCATTGAGCTCCTATGTCAACTCTGTTATAAGGAGCTTGCTGAGGTGTTACTCGGAACATTACACGCTGGTGGAGAAGGACGGAGCTATGTTGTTGGGCTGGAAGAACAGGAATTTGATATCTGCTTCTGCTTGGAATTGA
- the LOC110602217 gene encoding scarecrow-like protein 21 isoform X1, which produces MESHQLFGYSVTGAGLSYSSSYQISPSIPNRFFGSFKFDIGNSPSSPFSNHFDCDTITTLSDSREQYSTTDNLSGASPSCNSSLESGNHFHQLSPTLLQDANSSQNVKYTLLQLETALMAPDDEDITMSDTSLGESSRPQTSGQTTRAWSQDHHGSCVIQPRQRQSDEGALIEEHQKQMEEAKFQSIPPGNLKQLLIACAKALAENNINDFDKLIGKARIAVSIGGEPIQRLGAYLVEGLVARKELSGNNIYRALRCREPESNDLLSYMRILYEICPYLKFGYMAANGAIAEACKNDERIHIIDFQIAQGTQWITLLQALAAKPDGAPHVRITGIDDPVNKHARGDGLEAVHRRLAAISEKFNIPIEFHGVPVFAPDVTPDMLDIRPGEALAVNFPLQLHHTPDESVDVSNPRDGLLRMVKSLNPKVVTLVEQESNTNTTPFLTRFIETLDYYLAMFESIDVTLPRDQKERIGVEQHCLAKDIVNVIACEGKERVERHELFGKWKSRLIMAGFRQYPLSSYVNSVIRSLLRCYSEHYTLVEKDGAMLLGWKNRNLISASAWN; this is translated from the coding sequence ATGGAATCACACCAGCTTTTTGGATACAGTGTCACTGGTGCGGGCTTATCATACTCATCTTCTTATCAAATTTCTCCTTCAATACCTAATAGATTCTTTGGGTCCTTCAAATTTGATATAGGAAATTCACCCAGCTCACCCTTCTCGAATCATTTTGATTGTGATACTATAACCACATTGAGCGACAGCAGGGAGCAGTATAGTACTACTGATAATCTTTCAGGAGCCAGCCCTTCTTGTAACTCTTCACTTGAATCTGGTAATCATTTTCATCAGCTGAGCCCCACATTGTTGCAAGATGCAAATTCTAGCCAGAATGTAAAATACACATTGCTGCAATTGGAGACTGCTCTAATGGCACCTGATGATGAAGACATAACTATGTCTGATACTTCTTTGGGGGAGAGTAGTAGACCACAGACATCAGGTCAGACGACTAGGGCTTGGAGCCAGGACCACCATGGTTCTTGTGTTATTCAACCTCGGCAACGGCAATCAGATGAAGGTGCTCTTATTGAGGAACATCAAAAACAAATGGAGGAAGCAAAATTTCAAAGTATTCCACCAGGAAACCTGAAGCAATTGCTCATTGCTTGCGCTAAAGCTCTGGCAGAAAACAACATCAATGATTTTGATAAATTGATTGGAAAGGCTAGAATTGCAGTGTCTATTGGTGGAGAGCCAATCCAGCGCCTTGGTGCATACTTGGTAGAAGGCTTGGTAGCAAGGAAGGAGCTATCGGGCAATAACATTTACCGTGCCCTTAGGTGTAGAGAGCCTGAAAGCAATGACTTGCTGTCGTATATGCGGATCCTATATGAAATTTGTCCTTACCTGAAGTTTGGCTACATGGCAGCCAATGGAGCCATTGCTGAAGCATGCAAAAATGATGAACGGATCCATATCATAGACTTCCAAATTGCTCAGGGTACCCAGTGGATAACTCTCCTCCAAGCTCTTGCAGCAAAGCCAGATGGAGCTCCACATGTGCGTATTACAGGTATTGATGATCCTGTTAATAAACATGCCCGTGGTGATGGCTTAGAGGCAGTTCACAGACGATTAGCTGCGATATCTGAGAAATTTAATATCCCTATAGAGTTTCATGGTGTGCCAGTTTTTGCTCCTGATGTCACACCGGACATGCTTGATATAAGGCCTGGGGAGGCTCTGGCAGTGAACTTCCCCTTGCAGCTCCATCACACTCCTGATGAAAGTGTTGATGTGAGTAATCCAAGGGATGGGCTACTTCGAATGGTCAAATCACTTAATCCCAAGGTGGTAACATTGGTGGAGCAAGAATCGAATacaaacacaactccttttctcACAAGGTTCATAGAAACTCTGGACTACTACTTGGCAATGTTCGAGTCCATAGATGTGACACTGCCAAGGGACCAAAAGGAGCGTATTGGCGTGGAGCAGCATTGTTTAGCCAAGGATATTGTGAATGTTATTGCTTGCGAGGGAAAGGAGAGGGTGGAGCGCCATGAGCTCTTCGGCAAGTGGAAGTCTAGGCTCATAATGGCTGGTTTCCGGCAATACCCATTGAGCTCCTATGTCAACTCTGTTATAAGGAGCTTGCTGAGGTGTTACTCGGAACATTACACGCTGGTGGAGAAGGACGGAGCTATGTTGTTGGGCTGGAAGAACAGGAATTTGATATCTGCTTCTGCTTGGAATTGA